From the Bacteroidia bacterium genome, one window contains:
- a CDS encoding glutathione peroxidase — protein sequence MRSVFHEFVARDLQGRELRMAEFAGKIVLVVNTASACGFTPQYEGLERLYRKYRDHGLVILGFPCNQFGGQEPGDERSIAATCLLNYGVSFPMFEKTMVNGKQAHPMFQYLQNALPGVAGGRIKWNFTKFLLDVHGNPVRRFAPVTPPDRIEPAIVKLIEDNRVRSYDIAC from the coding sequence GTGAGAAGTGTATTCCATGAGTTCGTCGCGAGGGATTTGCAGGGCCGAGAGCTTCGTATGGCGGAATTCGCCGGCAAGATTGTGCTTGTGGTGAACACCGCCAGTGCCTGCGGATTCACTCCGCAATATGAAGGTCTCGAGCGCCTGTACCGAAAATACCGCGACCATGGCCTCGTCATTCTCGGTTTCCCCTGCAACCAGTTCGGCGGTCAGGAACCGGGGGACGAACGCAGCATCGCCGCGACGTGCCTGTTGAATTACGGCGTGAGTTTTCCGATGTTCGAGAAAACAATGGTGAATGGAAAACAAGCGCATCCGATGTTCCAATATTTGCAAAATGCGCTGCCGGGAGTTGCCGGAGGACGCATCAAGTGGAATTTCACGAAGTTCCTTCTTGACGTCCACGGAAACCCTGTGCGCCGTTTTGCCCCGGTGACGCCACCAGACCGCATTGAACCGGCCATCGTGA